The following proteins are encoded in a genomic region of Polyangiaceae bacterium:
- a CDS encoding PepSY-associated TM helix domain-containing protein codes for MSETDTPEDTPKAKSPAQAKPKKKLKWRPWIRALHRDIGYFAIGLTVIYALSGLAVNHIADWDPNFTQIEQRYEIGPIEEEDEEAIGKIVAEKLKLEEKPQDVYRVNDDELEVSLPSGRTLQVNQKTGAVLEQGQEPRFFLRVANWLHLNRGKKAWSYIADGYAVFLLYLAISGLFMIPGRKGLLGRGAVIAILGALVPVLYVTLSGGP; via the coding sequence GTGAGCGAGACCGACACTCCGGAGGACACTCCAAAGGCCAAGTCCCCCGCGCAAGCCAAGCCTAAAAAGAAGCTCAAGTGGCGCCCCTGGATCCGCGCCCTGCACCGCGACATCGGCTACTTTGCGATCGGCCTCACCGTCATCTACGCGCTGAGCGGCCTGGCGGTGAACCACATCGCCGACTGGGACCCGAACTTCACCCAGATCGAGCAGCGCTACGAGATTGGCCCGATAGAGGAAGAAGACGAAGAGGCCATCGGCAAGATCGTCGCTGAAAAGCTCAAGCTCGAGGAAAAGCCGCAGGACGTCTATCGCGTCAACGACGACGAGCTCGAGGTGTCTCTGCCAAGCGGACGCACCCTGCAGGTCAACCAGAAGACCGGCGCCGTGCTGGAGCAAGGACAAGAGCCGCGCTTCTTCTTGCGGGTCGCGAACTGGCTGCACCTCAACCGCGGCAAGAAGGCCTGGAGCTACATCGCCGACGGCTACGCGGTGTTCCTGCTCTACCTGGCCATCAGCGGGCTCTTCATGATCCCCGGACGCAAGGGCCTGCTTGGCAGGGGCGCGGTGATCGCCATCCTCGGCGCGCTGGTTCCGGTGCTCTACGTCACGCTCTCCGGCGGACCCTGA
- a CDS encoding helix-turn-helix domain-containing protein: protein MNDAPAHRRATVRQALERALLEEALTLRELSQRVGVSEKQLAEHLEHLEKSLKSRGLRLKREPAHCLACGFLFRDRQRMTAPSRCPQCKSERVEPASFQLVD, encoded by the coding sequence GTGAACGACGCACCAGCACATCGCCGGGCAACGGTACGCCAGGCCTTGGAGCGGGCGCTGCTCGAGGAAGCGCTCACCTTGCGCGAGCTATCTCAGCGCGTGGGCGTGTCGGAGAAGCAGCTAGCGGAGCACCTGGAGCACCTGGAAAAAAGCCTCAAGAGCCGCGGGCTCCGCCTCAAACGAGAGCCTGCACATTGCCTCGCGTGTGGCTTTCTGTTTCGCGACCGTCAGCGCATGACGGCGCCCAGCCGCTGCCCCCAATGCAAGAGCGAGCGCGTCGAGCCGGCGTCGTTTCAGCTGGTTGATTGA
- a CDS encoding LysR family transcriptional regulator has product MTDVEALDQRLLRAFVVVAEELHFGRAARRLHISQPPLSMQIKKLEELVGAPLFERDRRHVELTDAGAYLLPTARRWLKEAEQTVQRLQAVAAGQAGVLRVGYTPTATYELLPVWLRELKKQLPGLSLELLELGSPAQVAALQSERIELGLACGPVLAGATADAAQLSESVLHHDRLVVALPSRHPLAARRSVPVRALDGQLAVFVKPEVEPAWANAASVALGRAGVVLDVVQETDTKLALLGLIASGMGLSVVSRSMTRVGRKGVVFRELSGLKLRLSLTALSRAETSMRVQHALGLAQRLARAFEC; this is encoded by the coding sequence ATGACAGACGTCGAAGCGCTGGATCAGCGCCTGCTGAGGGCGTTCGTCGTGGTGGCCGAAGAGCTGCACTTTGGGCGCGCGGCGCGGAGGCTCCACATCAGTCAGCCCCCGCTCAGCATGCAGATCAAGAAGCTCGAGGAGCTCGTCGGTGCTCCGCTCTTCGAACGCGACCGCCGACACGTGGAGCTAACGGACGCTGGCGCCTACCTGTTGCCGACCGCGAGACGCTGGCTCAAGGAGGCCGAACAGACCGTACAACGACTGCAGGCTGTTGCCGCGGGGCAAGCCGGCGTGTTGCGCGTTGGCTACACACCCACGGCGACGTACGAGCTGCTCCCGGTTTGGCTGCGAGAACTCAAAAAGCAGCTCCCGGGGCTCAGCCTGGAGCTCTTGGAGCTTGGGAGCCCCGCACAGGTCGCGGCACTGCAGAGCGAACGTATCGAGCTGGGGCTCGCCTGCGGGCCCGTCTTGGCGGGCGCTACAGCCGATGCCGCTCAGCTGAGCGAAAGCGTGCTCCATCACGACCGCTTGGTGGTTGCTCTGCCGAGTCGCCACCCTCTTGCCGCGCGGAGAAGCGTGCCCGTGAGAGCGCTCGACGGTCAGCTAGCGGTGTTCGTGAAGCCGGAGGTGGAACCAGCGTGGGCCAACGCTGCGAGCGTCGCGCTCGGGAGAGCTGGCGTGGTGCTGGATGTGGTTCAGGAGACTGACACCAAGCTAGCTCTGCTGGGGCTGATTGCGTCGGGCATGGGGCTCAGCGTCGTGAGTCGTTCGATGACCCGCGTGGGGCGCAAGGGCGTGGTGTTTCGTGAACTTTCGGGACTCAAGCTGCGACTGTCGCTCACCGCGCTGTCGCGTGCTGAGACCTCGATGCGCGTGCAACACGCGTTAGGGTTGGCGCAGCGCCTGGCGCGTGCGTTCGAGTGCTGA
- a CDS encoding aldehyde dehydrogenase family protein — translation MQNYDRIFIDGSWVEASGDGYFDVINSSTEEAMGRVPRGDATDAARAVEAAAAAFPAWSATPVAERAALLKKLQAGLAERNAEIAQTIAAEVGMPIKLARAIQAGLPTLVMGQFAELIEKYELERQVGSSLVVKEPIGVVAAITPWNYPLHQVVAKLAPALAAGCTVVLKPSEVAPLSAFILAQIFEAAGAPKGIFNVISGDGPSVGEALVSHPKVDMVSFTGSTRAGRRVSELAAQSIKRVTLELGGKSANVILDDADLGRAVKSGVGACYLNSGQTCSALTRMLVPKSKHDEAVAIAKATAESFTLGDAVEGAGKLGPLVSETQRERVRGYIRRGVEEGATLVTGGAEPPEGLSKGYFVRPTVFANVKNEMTIAQEEIFGPVLCIIPYEDEADAIRIANDSPYGLAGAVWSADAERAKRVARQLRTGQVEVNGGAFNALAPFGGYKQSGNGREYGEHGLDEFFEIKSLQL, via the coding sequence ATGCAGAACTACGATCGGATCTTCATCGATGGCAGCTGGGTCGAAGCGAGCGGCGACGGATACTTCGATGTCATCAACTCCTCGACGGAAGAAGCCATGGGCCGCGTCCCCCGCGGCGACGCGACAGACGCGGCCCGTGCGGTAGAGGCTGCGGCAGCGGCCTTCCCGGCCTGGTCAGCGACGCCGGTCGCTGAGCGTGCCGCGCTGCTCAAGAAGCTCCAGGCCGGCTTGGCCGAAAGGAACGCAGAGATCGCCCAGACCATCGCGGCTGAGGTGGGCATGCCAATCAAGCTCGCGCGCGCGATTCAAGCCGGGCTGCCAACCCTGGTCATGGGGCAATTCGCAGAGCTGATCGAGAAGTACGAGCTCGAACGCCAAGTGGGGAGCTCACTGGTCGTCAAGGAGCCCATCGGGGTGGTCGCCGCCATTACCCCGTGGAATTATCCACTACATCAGGTCGTAGCGAAGCTCGCGCCGGCGCTCGCGGCTGGTTGCACCGTGGTGCTGAAGCCGAGCGAGGTCGCGCCGCTCAGCGCCTTCATTCTGGCTCAGATCTTCGAGGCCGCAGGCGCTCCCAAAGGGATCTTCAATGTGATCAGCGGTGACGGACCCAGCGTGGGTGAGGCGCTCGTCAGTCACCCGAAGGTCGATATGGTGAGCTTCACCGGTTCGACCCGCGCCGGGCGCCGGGTGTCTGAGCTCGCCGCCCAGAGCATCAAGCGAGTCACCCTCGAGCTGGGTGGCAAGAGCGCCAACGTGATCCTCGACGACGCAGATCTGGGCCGCGCGGTGAAGAGCGGCGTTGGCGCGTGTTACCTGAACTCAGGGCAAACTTGCTCCGCGTTGACGCGTATGCTGGTGCCGAAGAGCAAACACGACGAAGCTGTCGCCATCGCGAAGGCAACGGCGGAGAGCTTCACCCTGGGCGACGCCGTGGAGGGCGCTGGCAAGCTCGGACCACTCGTCAGCGAAACCCAACGGGAGCGCGTGCGTGGCTACATCCGTCGCGGTGTCGAAGAGGGCGCAACCCTGGTGACAGGCGGCGCGGAGCCCCCGGAAGGGCTGAGCAAAGGCTACTTCGTGCGCCCCACGGTGTTCGCGAACGTGAAGAACGAGATGACCATCGCCCAGGAGGAAATCTTCGGGCCGGTGCTGTGCATCATCCCTTACGAGGACGAGGCGGACGCGATCCGCATCGCCAATGACTCCCCCTATGGGCTAGCAGGCGCGGTTTGGTCGGCTGATGCGGAGCGAGCCAAACGCGTGGCCCGCCAGTTGCGCACCGGCCAAGTGGAGGTCAACGGCGGTGCCTTCAACGCCCTCGCGCCCTTCGGTGGCTACAAGCAGTCGGGTAACGGGCGCGAATACGGCGAGCACGGACTGGACGAGTTCTTCGAAATCAAGTCTCTGCAGCTTTAG
- the apaG gene encoding Co2+/Mg2+ efflux protein ApaG yields MKNGSSEAVTQGVRVTVRPRYSPEHSDPRRGEWFFLYQVTIKNEGSEPVKLVSRHWIITDANGEVQEVKGPGVVGEQPSLAHGEHFEYTSGCPLTTPFGSMHGSYQMLRPTGEQFDAEIAAFSLSQPGLVQ; encoded by the coding sequence ATGAAGAATGGCAGCAGCGAGGCCGTGACCCAAGGCGTGCGCGTCACCGTTCGCCCACGCTACTCACCAGAGCACTCGGATCCGCGGCGCGGCGAGTGGTTCTTCCTCTACCAAGTCACGATCAAGAACGAGGGTAGTGAGCCGGTCAAGCTGGTGAGCCGCCACTGGATCATCACCGACGCCAACGGCGAGGTGCAAGAAGTCAAGGGACCAGGCGTGGTCGGAGAACAGCCGAGCCTGGCTCATGGTGAACACTTCGAATACACGTCGGGCTGCCCGCTGACGACGCCCTTCGGCTCGATGCATGGCAGCTACCAGATGTTGCGTCCCACTGGGGAGCAGTTCGACGCCGAGATCGCAGCGTTCTCGCTCAGTCAGCCGGGGTTGGTCCAGTAG
- a CDS encoding nitroreductase family protein yields MDGRRSVRHFSDRKVPREAIEWAIRAASTAPSGAHRQPWHFVAISDAETKRLIREAAEKEEYESYEGGRMPEAWLEALRPLGTNWEKPYLETVPWIVVLFEELYGLEADGSRRKNYYTKESCGIAAGLFIAALHRMGLSTLTHTPSPMGFLSKILGRPSNEKPYILFPVGYPSADAEVPDLRRKALDEVSTWDPSPPNSDD; encoded by the coding sequence ATGGATGGGAGGCGTAGCGTTCGGCATTTCAGCGACCGAAAGGTGCCGCGGGAGGCTATCGAGTGGGCAATTCGCGCGGCCTCCACGGCGCCTTCGGGCGCCCATCGTCAGCCCTGGCATTTCGTCGCCATCAGTGATGCAGAGACGAAGCGGCTGATCCGCGAAGCGGCGGAAAAAGAGGAGTACGAGAGCTACGAAGGTGGCCGCATGCCCGAGGCCTGGCTCGAGGCGCTGCGCCCCCTCGGCACCAACTGGGAGAAGCCGTACCTCGAGACGGTGCCGTGGATCGTCGTGCTCTTCGAAGAGCTCTACGGCCTGGAAGCGGACGGCTCCCGGCGCAAGAACTACTACACCAAAGAGAGCTGCGGCATCGCCGCCGGCCTGTTCATCGCGGCGTTACATCGCATGGGGCTCTCGACGCTGACTCACACGCCGAGCCCGATGGGTTTCTTGAGCAAGATCTTGGGGCGACCGAGCAACGAGAAGCCGTACATCTTGTTTCCCGTCGGATACCCCAGCGCCGATGCAGAGGTGCCGGATCTGCGGCGCAAGGCGTTGGATGAAGTGAGCACCTGGGACCCCTCCCCCCCAAACTCGGACGATTGA
- a CDS encoding acyl-CoA dehydrogenase family protein — MIEWSEQHQQIRDMVRRFVDAEIKPNLEALEHGDTPPYDVLRKLFATFGLKEMGKMRFAAQIAKDKAGDSAKKESDGGGFGGGDAMAMQLIPIIELSRYCPGMVTALGVSVGLTAGAIMKKGTIAQKERWALDLLTLDKVGAWAITEPGSGSDAFGGMKASAKRDGDGYVLNGSKTFITNGPYADTMVFICKLDEGNDPSVRKVVSFVLDRGMEGLTQSKPLRKMGMHSSPTGELFLEDVKVGGDRLLGETEDSGARSSAKDTFTAERTGVAAMALGIVEQCLKLSTNYAKERVAFGRPIGEFQLIQLKLAKMEVARMNIQNLVFRVIELGAAGKQMDIAEASACKLYCAQTAMEVALEAVQLFGGNGYMAEFQVEQLARDAKVLQIYGGTDEIQISQIARTLLSR, encoded by the coding sequence ATGATCGAGTGGAGTGAACAGCACCAGCAGATCCGCGACATGGTCCGCCGCTTCGTCGACGCGGAGATCAAGCCGAACCTCGAAGCGCTCGAGCACGGCGACACACCGCCCTACGACGTGCTGCGGAAACTGTTCGCGACCTTCGGCTTGAAGGAGATGGGCAAGATGCGCTTCGCCGCGCAAATCGCCAAGGACAAGGCGGGTGACTCCGCAAAGAAGGAGTCCGACGGCGGTGGCTTCGGCGGCGGAGATGCCATGGCGATGCAGCTCATCCCGATCATCGAACTCAGCCGCTACTGCCCCGGCATGGTCACGGCGCTGGGCGTCAGCGTGGGCCTGACGGCTGGCGCGATCATGAAGAAGGGGACCATCGCGCAGAAGGAGCGCTGGGCCCTCGATTTATTGACCCTGGATAAGGTCGGCGCCTGGGCCATCACCGAGCCGGGCAGCGGCTCCGATGCGTTCGGCGGCATGAAGGCTTCAGCGAAGCGAGACGGCGATGGCTACGTCTTGAACGGGTCGAAGACCTTCATCACCAACGGGCCCTACGCCGACACCATGGTCTTCATCTGCAAGCTCGACGAAGGCAACGATCCTTCCGTGCGGAAAGTTGTGAGCTTCGTGCTCGACCGCGGCATGGAAGGCCTCACCCAGAGCAAGCCCTTACGCAAGATGGGCATGCACTCGTCGCCCACCGGCGAGCTATTCCTCGAGGATGTGAAGGTCGGCGGGGACCGCCTGCTCGGCGAGACAGAAGACTCCGGCGCACGCTCGAGCGCGAAGGATACCTTCACCGCGGAGCGCACCGGCGTCGCCGCAATGGCCCTCGGTATCGTGGAGCAGTGCCTCAAGCTCAGCACCAACTACGCCAAGGAGCGCGTGGCGTTTGGCCGCCCCATCGGCGAATTTCAGCTGATCCAGCTCAAGCTCGCGAAGATGGAAGTCGCGCGCATGAACATCCAGAACCTGGTGTTTCGCGTGATCGAGCTCGGTGCCGCAGGGAAGCAGATGGATATCGCCGAAGCCAGCGCTTGCAAGCTCTACTGCGCGCAGACGGCGATGGAGGTCGCGCTCGAGGCAGTGCAGCTCTTTGGCGGCAACGGCTACATGGCGGAGTTCCAAGTGGAGCAGCTCGCCCGCGACGCGAAGGTGCTGCAAATCTACGGCGGCACCGACGAGATCCAGATCTCGCAAATCGCCCGTACGCTGCTCAGCCGCTAG
- a CDS encoding molybdopterin-dependent oxidoreductase, with protein sequence MDDQDRLSDRLRGSELEKLLARRRFIKTAAVGTVITAFGGGLWTIVDDLIATANAKPRDDGRPRVPPGQRVISALKPMGGAEGSPLRSKFKLKVHGEVENPFEVDFRGLLKLPQVTQKADVHCVTGWTLLDANWKGVRIKDLAEKAKLKKTARYAIIEAAHGYTANVPLREALKETCMVTYELNGDPLAEAHGAPARGLIPDLYFWKSSKWITGIRFVKRDEPGYWETRGYHNRGNPWLEERYS encoded by the coding sequence ATGGACGACCAAGACCGACTGAGTGATCGCCTTCGAGGCAGCGAGCTAGAGAAGCTGCTCGCCCGCCGCCGCTTCATCAAGACCGCTGCTGTGGGCACGGTGATCACGGCTTTCGGCGGCGGTTTGTGGACGATCGTCGATGATTTGATCGCTACCGCCAATGCCAAGCCCCGGGACGATGGGCGGCCTCGAGTTCCCCCGGGCCAGCGCGTGATCAGCGCTCTCAAGCCCATGGGCGGCGCCGAGGGCAGCCCCCTGCGCAGCAAGTTCAAGCTGAAGGTTCACGGCGAAGTCGAGAACCCCTTCGAGGTCGACTTCCGTGGGCTGCTGAAGCTGCCCCAGGTCACTCAAAAAGCAGACGTTCACTGCGTCACGGGTTGGACGCTGCTCGACGCCAACTGGAAGGGTGTGCGCATCAAGGACCTCGCAGAGAAAGCCAAGCTGAAGAAGACGGCTCGCTACGCCATCATCGAGGCGGCTCACGGCTACACCGCCAACGTGCCGCTTCGGGAGGCGCTCAAGGAGACCTGCATGGTGACCTACGAGCTCAACGGCGATCCCCTCGCTGAGGCCCACGGCGCGCCCGCCCGCGGCTTGATTCCGGATCTGTATTTCTGGAAGAGCAGCAAGTGGATCACCGGGATCCGCTTCGTCAAGCGAGACGAGCCCGGCTACTGGGAGACACGCGGCTACCACAACCGTGGCAACCCGTGGCTCGAAGAGCGCTACAGCTGA
- a CDS encoding ester cyclase, whose translation MSDSKVQVIKRYYEQLFNEGELELVDELLHPDYVNHSPGSPEQPRNRAAVKDVVRELRDAFPDLHYTIEQLVVGEDSVAVRTTLRGTQCGPFYGNPPSKRSVEVSQITIERFLEGRIVAHHRLTDELALLRQLGLIG comes from the coding sequence ATGTCCGACTCCAAGGTCCAAGTCATCAAGCGCTACTATGAGCAGTTGTTCAACGAAGGAGAACTCGAGCTGGTCGATGAGCTCCTGCATCCCGACTACGTGAATCACTCGCCCGGCTCGCCTGAACAGCCCCGCAACAGGGCGGCAGTGAAGGACGTGGTGCGGGAGCTACGCGATGCGTTTCCGGATCTGCACTACACCATCGAACAGCTGGTCGTCGGCGAAGACAGCGTCGCCGTGCGCACGACGCTGCGAGGCACACAGTGTGGCCCGTTCTACGGCAACCCGCCGAGCAAGCGCAGCGTCGAGGTGTCTCAGATCACCATCGAACGCTTCCTCGAGGGTCGCATCGTGGCGCACCACCGCCTAACCGACGAGCTTGCCTTGCTGCGTCAACTTGGGCTGATCGGGTAG
- a CDS encoding cyanoglobin, whose protein sequence is MPDSSPEQTPFELLGGAEIVSQIAQAFYDHMEQDEPALAKLHPLGPDGRILPEIRERFRLFFIGWLGGPQDYMQLHGHPRLRMRHAGVAIDSDQRDAWLRAMRSAFADVEQARGPFQPAARDFVLSRLEEVANFLRNRPDPE, encoded by the coding sequence ATGCCCGACTCAAGCCCGGAACAGACCCCGTTCGAATTGCTCGGCGGAGCAGAGATCGTCAGCCAGATCGCCCAGGCTTTCTACGATCACATGGAGCAAGACGAGCCGGCCCTGGCCAAGCTCCACCCGCTGGGTCCCGACGGCCGCATCCTGCCGGAGATCCGGGAGCGCTTTCGGCTGTTCTTCATCGGCTGGCTTGGTGGCCCTCAGGACTACATGCAGCTCCACGGTCATCCTCGGCTGCGCATGCGTCACGCTGGGGTCGCGATCGACTCCGATCAGCGAGATGCCTGGCTCCGGGCGATGCGATCGGCCTTCGCTGACGTCGAGCAGGCACGCGGCCCATTCCAGCCCGCCGCTCGGGACTTCGTGCTCTCCCGCCTGGAAGAGGTCGCGAACTTTCTCAGGAACCGCCCCGATCCTGAGTAG
- a CDS encoding thioredoxin family protein: protein MKQLCWVMSVGLGVGLVGACGGPTAEPVAPEVPVSSGSDSARVAAESSAPLPPDKKRAVLIDDLPGALAKAKSEGKLVFVDAWATWCHTCLSMKNHVFSDASFEPYRERMVFVELDTDRDENAGFQDKYAVEVLPSFFVLDASGGVLGMWPGSASVGEMRGFLDSSLEANEALTSDSLPKDSPLKALVEARALHAASKHREAAKQYGLAVERAPKDWPRRSEALKGWIRSLARAGMASECVHAGLEHLDEVRGASIPADFANQVLACAQGLKSHPTLQETVRRVEARLTNLLAEPPDVMSPDDIADAHNILAYARELRGDKKGARASIEAGLQVLEAAAEKADEPEIKATYDYGRAKAYLELGRAKEALVMLEEREKQIPSSAEPPARLSQVYAALGRTKDALAATTRAVNMAHGPRKLMYLERKASLELKLGDPKAAVATLEEEVKGWQALTGKRARPKSLEDAQKRLAKAKAKLGH from the coding sequence ATGAAGCAGCTTTGCTGGGTGATGAGCGTCGGTTTGGGTGTGGGGCTGGTGGGCGCGTGTGGCGGACCAACGGCTGAGCCCGTGGCGCCGGAGGTGCCCGTCTCGAGCGGGAGCGACAGCGCCCGAGTAGCGGCTGAGAGCAGCGCGCCTCTCCCCCCCGACAAGAAGCGTGCGGTGCTGATCGATGACCTCCCCGGGGCGCTGGCCAAAGCTAAATCCGAGGGGAAATTGGTGTTCGTCGATGCTTGGGCGACTTGGTGTCACACCTGCCTATCGATGAAGAACCACGTCTTCTCCGACGCCTCGTTCGAGCCGTATCGAGAGCGCATGGTGTTCGTCGAGCTCGACACCGACCGCGACGAGAACGCCGGCTTCCAAGACAAGTACGCCGTCGAGGTGTTGCCGAGCTTCTTCGTTCTCGACGCGTCCGGCGGGGTGCTTGGGATGTGGCCTGGCTCCGCCAGTGTGGGGGAGATGCGGGGGTTCCTGGATAGCTCCCTCGAGGCGAATGAAGCGCTGACCAGCGACTCTTTGCCGAAAGACAGCCCCCTCAAGGCGCTAGTCGAAGCGCGTGCGCTGCATGCGGCGTCGAAGCACCGCGAGGCAGCCAAGCAGTACGGGCTCGCAGTGGAGCGCGCCCCGAAGGACTGGCCGAGGCGTAGCGAGGCGCTGAAAGGCTGGATCCGAAGCCTGGCGCGAGCTGGCATGGCCAGTGAGTGTGTGCATGCAGGCTTGGAACACCTGGACGAGGTACGCGGCGCGTCGATCCCCGCGGATTTCGCGAACCAGGTTCTGGCCTGCGCACAAGGCTTGAAGAGCCACCCCACGCTGCAAGAGACGGTGAGGCGCGTGGAGGCTCGCCTGACTAATCTCCTCGCGGAACCGCCTGACGTGATGAGCCCCGACGACATCGCGGATGCTCACAACATCTTGGCCTACGCGCGGGAGCTGCGGGGTGACAAGAAGGGCGCCAGGGCCTCCATCGAGGCTGGGCTGCAGGTGCTGGAGGCGGCAGCCGAAAAAGCCGACGAGCCTGAGATCAAAGCCACCTACGACTACGGCCGCGCAAAGGCCTATTTGGAGCTCGGCCGCGCCAAGGAAGCGCTGGTCATGCTGGAGGAGCGCGAGAAGCAAATCCCGAGCTCCGCGGAGCCGCCTGCGCGCCTCTCCCAGGTTTACGCAGCGCTCGGCCGCACGAAGGACGCACTCGCGGCCACGACTCGCGCGGTGAACATGGCCCACGGCCCCCGCAAGCTCATGTACCTCGAGCGCAAGGCGAGCCTCGAGCTGAAACTCGGGGACCCGAAGGCGGCCGTCGCCACGCTGGAGGAGGAAGTAAAAGGTTGGCAAGCGCTCACTGGCAAGCGCGCCCGCCCGAAGAGCTTGGAGGACGCGCAGAAGCGCCTCGCCAAGGCCAAGGCCAAGCTGGGTCACTGA
- a CDS encoding class II glutamine amidotransferase — MCRLFGFRSVIQSSVHRSLLDADNALGEQSNQHPDGWGVAFYIDGSPHVTRSPTTALGDQLFHRLSGVVSSETVLAHVRKATRGPNNVLNCHPFQFGRWVFAHNGDIPNLDAKRSELLREVVPALRRFILGETDSEIVFFMFLTQLQRFGPLSRRHSVEDVIAALYATTARARAICDDSESKSLLTLILTDGEVMAATQGGKELFFSTYKGQCSDRDTCPSLSAECEAPTQTGFVNHLLISSEPLQGENVWEPLAEDEAIGVDFRMRLVRSTRGERHLPLAAAAP; from the coding sequence ATGTGCCGGCTTTTTGGCTTCCGTAGCGTCATCCAGAGTTCCGTCCACCGCTCCCTGCTGGACGCTGACAATGCCCTAGGTGAGCAGAGCAACCAGCACCCCGACGGCTGGGGTGTCGCGTTCTACATCGACGGTTCGCCCCACGTGACCCGCAGCCCGACCACGGCGCTGGGCGACCAGCTGTTCCACCGGTTGAGCGGCGTGGTGTCCTCGGAGACGGTGCTCGCCCACGTGCGCAAGGCCACTCGGGGACCGAACAACGTGCTCAATTGCCACCCGTTTCAGTTCGGGCGCTGGGTGTTCGCGCATAATGGCGATATCCCGAACTTGGACGCGAAGCGCAGCGAGCTCTTGCGTGAGGTGGTGCCCGCGCTGCGCCGCTTCATCCTCGGGGAAACGGATAGCGAGATCGTCTTCTTCATGTTCTTGACCCAGCTGCAACGCTTTGGGCCGCTGAGCAGGCGCCACTCGGTCGAGGACGTGATCGCCGCGCTCTACGCAACGACGGCCCGGGCACGCGCGATCTGCGACGACTCAGAGAGCAAGAGCCTGCTGACACTGATCCTCACCGATGGCGAGGTCATGGCAGCCACTCAGGGCGGCAAAGAGCTGTTCTTCTCCACCTACAAGGGCCAGTGCTCGGACCGTGATACCTGTCCGTCGCTCTCAGCGGAGTGCGAGGCGCCAACGCAGACTGGCTTCGTGAATCACCTGCTCATCTCGAGCGAGCCGCTCCAAGGCGAGAACGTGTGGGAGCCACTCGCAGAAGACGAAGCGATTGGAGTCGACTTCCGCATGCGCCTGGTGCGCTCGACGCGGGGCGAGCGTCACTTGCCCCTCGCGGCGGCGGCGCCGTGA
- a CDS encoding DUF4388 domain-containing protein, with protein sequence MGWENTQLIERLAGAQRGRHSGVLTVHGPAAKLEVHLIDGSAAFVGNALGGRDALDDKSCELLEKALRWSKVAMTFTHKAPSVLRHSTARLNLERLVTRAIRDHFDDYHSGVRPVPEGIMPGRRVSHDGAPPVPPSAPHARVAGARNH encoded by the coding sequence ATGGGGTGGGAAAACACACAACTCATCGAGCGCTTGGCCGGAGCCCAACGGGGGCGACACAGCGGGGTGCTCACGGTACACGGACCAGCCGCCAAGCTCGAAGTGCACCTGATTGACGGCTCAGCGGCCTTCGTCGGCAACGCCCTCGGTGGACGGGATGCGCTGGATGACAAGAGCTGCGAGCTCTTGGAGAAGGCGCTGCGCTGGAGCAAGGTCGCCATGACCTTCACCCACAAGGCGCCCAGTGTGCTCCGCCACTCCACGGCCCGCTTGAACCTGGAGCGCCTGGTGACGCGAGCGATCCGCGATCACTTCGACGACTACCACTCCGGTGTGCGCCCGGTGCCCGAAGGCATCATGCCGGGTCGTCGCGTGAGCCACGACGGCGCGCCGCCAGTGCCCCCGAGCGCCCCCCATGCCCGGGTCGCCGGGGCACGCAACCATTAG